From Acidimicrobiales bacterium, one genomic window encodes:
- a CDS encoding peptidylprolyl isomerase, which yields MKRLAALVVASVAVVGGCGTFDTYAAEVNGQRITQEELNRELEAILENEDYLEQVDQGFASRGGEPAVGEGRGTFNTVFVAAVLDRRIGFELIHQEVVRRKIPISAERRRETQANLEESYGKEIFRAFPKGYREDLVRIFSEVAALQEALGEAEVDDAAVRSFYEENPDAFQQSCVRHILVDSQAKAAELKARIAAGEDFAAVAMAESTDNQVPNGSAQQGGDLGCVARGSLVPEFEAAMDDLVPGQVSDPVQTQFGYHLIEVRERKVVSLEEATPQIRQSLQSSRADPVQQFVNRALAEADIKVNPRYGTFEKEGDSPGVKAPKLLGAPTEPQLPEPTPGP from the coding sequence GTGAAGCGCCTCGCCGCCCTGGTCGTGGCATCCGTCGCCGTGGTCGGCGGCTGCGGCACCTTCGACACCTACGCGGCCGAGGTGAACGGCCAGCGCATCACCCAGGAGGAGCTCAACCGCGAGCTCGAGGCGATCCTCGAGAACGAGGACTACCTGGAGCAGGTCGACCAGGGCTTCGCCAGCCGCGGCGGGGAGCCGGCCGTCGGCGAGGGGCGGGGCACGTTCAACACGGTGTTCGTGGCCGCCGTGCTCGACCGCCGCATCGGGTTCGAGCTGATCCACCAGGAGGTCGTGCGGCGCAAGATCCCGATCTCGGCCGAGCGGCGCCGGGAGACGCAGGCGAACCTGGAGGAATCGTACGGCAAGGAGATCTTCCGGGCCTTCCCGAAGGGGTACCGGGAGGACCTGGTGCGGATCTTCTCCGAGGTGGCGGCCCTCCAGGAGGCGCTGGGCGAGGCCGAGGTCGACGACGCCGCCGTCCGATCGTTCTACGAGGAGAACCCCGACGCGTTCCAGCAGTCGTGCGTGCGCCACATCCTGGTGGACAGCCAGGCCAAGGCGGCCGAGCTCAAGGCGCGCATCGCCGCCGGCGAGGACTTCGCCGCCGTCGCCATGGCGGAGTCCACCGACAACCAGGTGCCGAACGGCAGCGCCCAGCAGGGCGGCGACCTGGGCTGCGTCGCCCGGGGAAGCCTGGTCCCCGAGTTCGAGGCGGCCATGGACGACCTCGTGCCCGGCCAGGTGAGCGACCCCGTCCAGACCCAGTTCGGCTACCACCTCATCGAGGTGCGCGAGCGCAAGGTGGTCTCGCTGGAGGAGGCCACGCCGCAGATCCGCCAGAGCCTCCAGTCGTCCCGGGCCGATCCGGTGCAGCAGTTCGTCAACCGGGCCCTGGCCGAGGCCGACATCAAGGTGAACCCGCGGTACGGGACGTTCGAGAAGGAGGGGGACAGCCCCGGCGTCAAGGCCCCCAAGCTGCTCGGCGCGCCCACCGAGCCGCAGCTCCCCGAGCCGACCCCCGGGCCTTGA
- the mazG gene encoding nucleoside triphosphate pyrophosphohydrolase produces MNRRVVVGGLGPAGPELLTAATLEAAGRAPRTFLRTARHPAAAAFPSAVAFDDVYERSATLDEVYAGIVDALVEAAGEEGEVLYLVPGSPSVAERTVELLRDDDRVSVVVLPALSFVDLAWDRLGVDPVAAGARLVDGRRFASEAAGERGPLLVAQCDSALVLSDIKLAVDDPPPSLTVLQRLGLPDERVREVAWHDLDREVEADHLTSLWIPLLAAPVGRELVAFAELVRTLRQRCPWDREQTHASLTRHLLEEAYETVEAIEALGRTDGPEGMAHLEEELGDLLFQVCFHATLAAEEGHFTLADVARGISDKLVHRHPHVFGAVEAGTAAEVMANWDRIKTEEKGRSSIMEGIPSALPSLLHAAKVQRRAASAGFDWESVEGAYPKVAEELEELRAEPSEEELGDLLFAVVNVARHLGLDPEAALRGATVKFRDRFRAVEALAGDRGLDLAALDLDGLDALWDEVKAVAGPTAGRPG; encoded by the coding sequence GTGAACCGGCGGGTCGTGGTCGGCGGGCTCGGCCCGGCCGGCCCCGAGCTGCTCACCGCGGCCACGCTGGAGGCGGCCGGGCGGGCGCCTCGCACGTTCCTGCGCACCGCCCGCCACCCGGCCGCCGCCGCCTTCCCGTCCGCCGTCGCGTTCGACGACGTGTACGAGCGGTCGGCGACGCTGGACGAGGTGTACGCCGGCATCGTGGACGCCCTCGTCGAGGCGGCCGGCGAGGAGGGCGAGGTCCTGTACCTCGTCCCCGGGTCGCCGTCGGTGGCCGAGCGCACGGTCGAGCTGCTGCGGGACGACGACCGGGTGTCGGTGGTGGTGCTGCCCGCCCTGTCGTTCGTCGACCTGGCGTGGGACCGCCTGGGCGTCGACCCGGTGGCGGCCGGTGCCCGGCTGGTGGACGGCCGCCGCTTCGCCTCGGAGGCGGCCGGGGAGCGGGGCCCGCTGCTGGTCGCCCAGTGCGACTCGGCGCTCGTCCTCTCCGACATCAAGCTGGCGGTGGACGACCCGCCGCCGTCGCTCACCGTGCTCCAGCGCCTCGGCCTGCCCGACGAGCGGGTCCGGGAGGTGGCTTGGCACGACCTCGACCGGGAGGTCGAGGCCGACCACCTCACCTCCCTGTGGATCCCGTTGCTGGCCGCCCCCGTGGGCCGGGAGCTGGTCGCCTTCGCCGAGCTGGTCCGCACGCTGCGCCAGCGCTGCCCGTGGGACCGCGAGCAGACGCACGCCAGCCTCACCCGCCACCTGCTGGAGGAGGCGTACGAGACGGTCGAGGCCATCGAGGCGCTGGGCCGCACGGACGGGCCCGAAGGCATGGCCCACCTGGAGGAGGAGCTGGGCGACCTTTTGTTCCAGGTCTGCTTCCACGCCACGCTGGCCGCCGAGGAGGGCCACTTCACGCTGGCCGACGTCGCCCGGGGCATCTCCGACAAGCTGGTCCACCGCCACCCGCACGTGTTCGGCGCCGTAGAGGCCGGCACGGCCGCCGAGGTCATGGCCAACTGGGACCGCATCAAGACCGAGGAGAAGGGCCGCTCCAGCATCATGGAGGGGATCCCGTCGGCCCTCCCGTCGCTCCTCCACGCCGCCAAGGTCCAGCGCCGCGCCGCCTCCGCCGGCTTCGACTGGGAGTCGGTCGAGGGCGCCTACCCCAAGGTGGCCGAGGAGCTGGAGGAGCTGCGGGCGGAGCCGTCGGAGGAGGAGCTGGGCGACCTGCTCTTCGCGGTCGTGAACGTCGCCCGCCACCTCGGGCTCGACCCCGAGGCCGCCCTGCGGGGCGCCACCGTCAAGTTCCGGGACCGCTTCCGTGCCGTGGAGGCGTTGGCCGGGGACCGGGGCCTGGACCTGGCCGCCCTCGACCTCGACGGCCTCGACGCCCTCTGGGACGAGGTGAAGGCGGTCGCAGGGCCGACGGCGGGGCGGCCCGGCTGA
- a CDS encoding ribose-phosphate diphosphokinase — translation MTTLEVVPTKRLELYSGRAHRSLAEEIAAHLGVRLGEPNLRQFPNGEIHCRFNESVRGADVFIIQTHSGPVNDSIMEQCIMIDAAKRASAKRVTAVCPYYGYSRQDRKAEGREPITAKLVSDLLQAAGANRVVSVDLHSGQIQGFFDGPVDHLTAMPVQVEYLLGHDPEGMVIVAPDAGRVKVAEKFAQRLRADLAIVHKKRSSGVVEAREVIGDVAGRRCVLIDDMIDTAGTIVAAAEILTSRGAGEVWAMATHGVLSDPAVDRLKNSPIARVVVTNTLPVPPEKQIDKLEVLSVAGIIADALDAVFEDASVSDIFGGDNQS, via the coding sequence GTGACGACGCTCGAGGTCGTCCCCACCAAGCGGCTCGAGCTCTACTCGGGGCGGGCCCACCGGTCCCTGGCCGAGGAGATCGCCGCCCACCTCGGCGTGCGCCTGGGCGAGCCGAACCTGCGGCAGTTCCCGAACGGCGAGATCCACTGCCGGTTCAACGAGTCGGTGCGGGGCGCCGACGTGTTCATCATCCAGACCCACTCGGGCCCGGTGAACGACTCGATCATGGAGCAGTGCATCATGATCGACGCCGCCAAGCGGGCGTCGGCCAAGCGGGTCACCGCAGTCTGCCCCTACTACGGGTACTCCCGCCAGGACCGCAAGGCCGAGGGCCGCGAGCCGATCACCGCCAAGCTCGTCTCCGATCTCCTGCAGGCGGCGGGCGCCAACCGGGTGGTGAGCGTCGACCTCCACTCGGGGCAGATCCAGGGATTCTTCGACGGGCCCGTCGACCACCTCACGGCCATGCCCGTGCAGGTGGAGTACCTGCTCGGCCACGATCCCGAGGGCATGGTGATCGTGGCGCCCGACGCCGGCCGGGTGAAGGTGGCGGAGAAGTTCGCCCAGCGCCTGCGCGCCGACCTGGCCATCGTCCACAAGAAGCGGTCCTCCGGGGTGGTGGAGGCGCGCGAGGTCATCGGCGACGTGGCCGGGCGGCGGTGCGTCCTCATCGACGACATGATCGACACGGCCGGCACCATCGTGGCGGCCGCCGAGATCCTCACCAGCCGGGGCGCCGGCGAGGTGTGGGCCATGGCCACCCACGGGGTCCTCTCCGACCCCGCCGTCGACCGCCTGAAGAACTCGCCCATCGCCCGGGTGGTGGTCACCAACACCCTCCCGGTGCCCCCCGAGAAGCAGATCGACAAGCTGGAGGTGCTCTCGGTCGCCGGGATCATCGCCGACGCCCTCGACGCCGTGTTCGAGGATGCCTCCGTGTCCGACATCTTCGGCGGCGACAACCAGTCGTGA
- the pth gene encoding aminoacyl-tRNA hydrolase → MGNPGTQYAGTRHNAGADVVALLAARHGGRLRKGRELALVDEVRVGGRRLALAFPQTYMNESGMAVAPLVRRFGIDDLTRLVVVHDELDLPVGRIRVKVGGGLAGHNGLKSIKAHLHTDAFCRVRIGIGKPPGRRQGVDHVLRAPGKAERELLAVAVEEAADAVEAVLAEGPAAAMNRFNAAPA, encoded by the coding sequence CTGGGCAACCCGGGCACGCAGTACGCCGGTACCCGCCACAACGCCGGGGCCGACGTCGTCGCCCTCCTGGCCGCCCGCCACGGCGGCCGGTTGCGCAAGGGCCGGGAGCTGGCGCTGGTCGACGAGGTGCGGGTGGGCGGCCGCCGCCTGGCCCTGGCCTTCCCGCAGACGTACATGAACGAGTCGGGCATGGCGGTGGCGCCCCTCGTCCGCCGCTTCGGCATCGACGACCTCACCCGGCTGGTGGTGGTCCACGACGAGCTGGACCTGCCGGTCGGCCGCATCCGGGTCAAGGTGGGCGGCGGGCTGGCCGGCCACAACGGGCTGAAGTCGATCAAGGCCCACCTGCACACCGACGCCTTCTGCCGGGTGCGCATCGGCATCGGCAAGCCGCCGGGCCGGCGCCAGGGCGTGGACCACGTGCTGCGGGCGCCGGGCAAGGCGGAGCGCGAGCTGCTGGCCGTCGCCGTGGAGGAGGCGGCCGACGCCGTCGAGGCCGTCCTGGCCGAGGGCCCGGCGGCCGCCATGAACCGCTTCAACGCCGCCCCCGCCTGA
- the mfd gene encoding transcription-repair coupling factor yields MSLRSLPSLLRADPTLTAVAGRRTAVLAVPQPARAFTVAGLAQLSDRHPLVVALPTATDAERLAADVRAFLGDDSVDTFPAWETLPFERVSPSVETMGRRLRAMWRLRNPDRMPRVLVAPVKALVQRLGPHVEAAEPVVLAPGDRVDPEELVARLVGAGYRREYQVEHRGEVAVRGSIVDVFPSTADVPVRVDLWGDEVDRLTEFAVADQRSTADVEGVEIFACRELLPTPEVRERAARLVGAEPWGREQWERLAEGLVFDGMESWLPWLTEGEHLLPDLVEEDAQVLLVEPRRMRDRAAELLDEEAALAGTPGAGQGAGDRSFPPLHLPFDRLLAHTRAPVWSVTGTAEGPGTPTLAATGWDPVVGDGSRLAKQLTDLVGDGFRVVVAADGEGTAARITGRLRDEAVGGVEVVVAPLERGFVLPSIKLAVLGESDVTGRRRPHRRPRARPRASDGFFDDLAPGDHVVHHSHGVARYGGMVKRSMGGAERDYLLLEYRGGDKLYVPSDQIDLVRPYTGGESPTLHKLGGVDWGRSKAKVRSAVREIAQELIVLYRRRVTSTGHAFDPDTPWQHELEQSFPYTETPDQLKAIEEVKADMEEPVPMDRLVCGDVGFGKTEVALRAVFKAVQDGKQAAVLVPTTLLAQQHYATFSDRFAGYPVRVEVLSRFLTGPQAKKVTDGLKDGTVDVVIGTHRLLSADIVFKDLGLLVVDEEQRFGVSHKESIKKLRADVDVLTLTATPIPRTLEMSLTGIRDLTLLNTPPADRQPILTYVGEYDERAVAEAVRRELLREGQVFFVHNRVADIEHVARDLRHLVPEARIAVAHGQMDEGTLERVVLDFWEGAFDVLVCTTIIESGIDMPTVNTLVVDRADLLGLGQLHQLRGRVGRAGSRAYAYLFFPPDRSLSEQAYERLRTIGEHTELGSGFKIAMRDLEIRGAGNLLGADQTGHIAAVGYDLYVQLVSEAVAELKGEKPREPAEVKLDLPVTANLPPDYVAREDLRLEAYRRLSTVTSHAEVDDIRAEWLDRYGPLPPPAEALLAVGRLRAECVRTGVREVNVARDVIRLSPLALRTSQAIRLRRLFPRAVFKEDLRQLVVPVVRGAEPVDAVLSLLGTLVPPGDESPAAGATA; encoded by the coding sequence GTGAGCCTGCGGTCCCTCCCGTCGCTGCTGCGCGCCGATCCGACCCTCACCGCCGTGGCCGGACGGAGGACGGCGGTGCTGGCCGTCCCCCAGCCGGCCCGGGCGTTCACGGTCGCCGGGCTGGCCCAGCTGTCCGACCGCCACCCCCTGGTGGTGGCGCTGCCCACGGCGACCGACGCCGAGCGGCTGGCGGCCGACGTGCGGGCCTTCCTGGGCGACGACTCGGTCGACACCTTCCCGGCGTGGGAGACGCTCCCCTTCGAGCGGGTGAGCCCCAGCGTGGAGACCATGGGCCGGCGCCTGCGGGCCATGTGGCGGCTGCGCAACCCGGACCGCATGCCCCGGGTCCTCGTGGCGCCGGTCAAGGCGCTGGTCCAGCGGCTCGGGCCCCACGTGGAGGCGGCCGAGCCCGTCGTCCTGGCGCCCGGCGACCGGGTCGATCCCGAGGAGCTGGTCGCCCGCCTGGTGGGCGCCGGCTACCGGCGGGAGTACCAGGTCGAGCACCGGGGGGAGGTCGCCGTGCGGGGCTCGATCGTCGACGTGTTCCCGTCCACCGCCGACGTCCCCGTCCGCGTCGACCTGTGGGGCGACGAGGTCGACCGCCTCACCGAGTTCGCGGTGGCCGACCAGCGCTCGACGGCCGACGTGGAGGGGGTCGAGATCTTCGCCTGCCGGGAGCTGCTGCCCACACCCGAGGTGCGGGAGCGGGCGGCCCGGCTGGTGGGCGCCGAGCCGTGGGGCCGCGAGCAGTGGGAGCGGCTGGCCGAGGGCCTGGTGTTCGACGGCATGGAGTCGTGGCTGCCGTGGCTCACCGAGGGCGAGCACCTCCTGCCCGACCTGGTCGAAGAGGACGCCCAGGTGCTGCTGGTCGAGCCTCGCCGCATGCGCGACCGGGCCGCCGAGCTGCTGGACGAGGAGGCCGCCCTGGCCGGCACCCCAGGTGCTGGCCAGGGTGCCGGCGACCGCTCCTTCCCCCCGCTCCACCTGCCCTTTGACCGCCTGCTGGCCCACACCAGGGCGCCGGTGTGGTCGGTCACCGGCACCGCCGAGGGCCCCGGCACGCCGACGCTCGCCGCCACCGGCTGGGACCCCGTGGTGGGCGACGGGTCGCGCCTGGCCAAGCAGCTCACCGACCTGGTGGGCGACGGGTTCCGGGTCGTCGTGGCGGCCGACGGCGAGGGCACGGCGGCCCGCATCACCGGCCGCCTGCGGGACGAGGCGGTGGGCGGCGTCGAGGTGGTGGTGGCGCCCCTGGAGCGGGGGTTCGTCCTGCCGTCGATCAAGCTGGCCGTGCTGGGCGAGAGCGACGTCACCGGCCGCCGCCGCCCCCACCGCCGCCCCCGGGCCCGCCCCCGGGCCAGCGATGGCTTCTTCGACGACCTGGCGCCCGGCGACCACGTCGTTCACCACAGCCACGGCGTCGCCCGCTACGGCGGCATGGTGAAGCGGTCGATGGGCGGCGCCGAGCGCGACTACCTCCTGCTCGAGTACCGCGGCGGCGACAAGCTGTACGTCCCCTCCGACCAGATCGACCTGGTGCGCCCCTACACGGGCGGCGAGTCGCCCACCCTGCACAAGCTGGGCGGGGTGGACTGGGGGCGGAGCAAGGCCAAGGTCCGCTCGGCCGTGCGGGAGATCGCCCAGGAGCTCATCGTCCTGTACCGCCGGCGGGTCACCAGCACGGGCCACGCCTTCGACCCGGACACGCCGTGGCAGCACGAGCTGGAGCAGTCGTTCCCGTACACCGAGACCCCCGACCAGCTGAAGGCCATCGAGGAGGTCAAGGCCGACATGGAGGAGCCGGTCCCGATGGACCGGCTGGTGTGCGGCGACGTGGGCTTCGGCAAGACCGAGGTGGCGCTGCGCGCCGTGTTCAAGGCGGTGCAGGACGGCAAGCAGGCGGCCGTGCTGGTCCCCACCACCCTCCTGGCCCAGCAGCACTACGCCACCTTCTCGGACCGCTTCGCCGGCTACCCGGTGCGCGTCGAGGTCCTGTCCCGCTTCCTGACGGGCCCCCAGGCCAAGAAGGTCACCGACGGCCTGAAGGACGGGACGGTGGACGTGGTGATCGGCACCCACCGCCTCCTGAGCGCAGACATCGTCTTCAAGGACCTCGGCCTGCTGGTGGTGGACGAGGAGCAGCGCTTCGGCGTCAGCCACAAGGAGTCCATCAAGAAGCTGCGGGCCGACGTGGACGTGCTCACGCTCACGGCCACGCCCATCCCCCGGACGCTGGAGATGAGCCTCACCGGCATCCGCGACCTCACCCTGCTCAACACGCCCCCGGCCGACCGCCAGCCCATCCTCACCTACGTCGGCGAGTACGACGAGCGGGCGGTGGCCGAGGCCGTCCGGCGCGAGCTGCTGCGCGAAGGACAGGTCTTCTTCGTGCACAACCGGGTGGCCGACATCGAGCACGTGGCCCGCGACCTGCGCCACCTGGTGCCCGAGGCCCGCATCGCCGTCGCCCACGGCCAAATGGACGAGGGGACGCTGGAGCGGGTCGTGCTCGACTTCTGGGAGGGCGCCTTCGACGTCCTCGTCTGCACCACGATCATCGAGTCCGGGATCGACATGCCCACCGTCAACACGCTGGTGGTCGACCGGGCCGACCTGCTGGGGCTGGGCCAGCTCCACCAGCTCAGGGGCCGGGTGGGGCGGGCCGGCTCCCGGGCGTACGCCTACCTGTTCTTCCCACCCGACCGCTCGCTGTCGGAGCAGGCCTACGAGCGGCTGAGGACGATCGGCGAGCACACCGAGCTGGGGTCGGGCTTCAAGATCGCCATGCGGGACCTGGAGATCCGGGGCGCCGGCAACCTGCTGGGCGCCGACCAGACCGGCCACATCGCGGCGGTCGGCTACGACCTGTACGTGCAGCTGGTGAGCGAGGCGGTGGCCGAGCTCAAGGGCGAGAAGCCCCGCGAGCCGGCCGAGGTCAAGCTCGACCTGCCGGTGACGGCCAACCTGCCGCCCGACTACGTGGCCCGCGAGGACCTGCGCCTGGAGGCGTACCGGCGCCTCTCCACGGTCACCAGCCACGCCGAGGTGGACGACATCCGGGCCGAGTGGCTGGACCGCTACGGCCCCCTGCCCCCGCCGGCCGAGGCCCTCCTGGCCGTCGGGCGCCTCCGCGCCGAGTGCGTGCGCACCGGGGTGCGGGAGGTGAACGTCGCCCGCGACGTCATCCGCCTCAGCCCGCTCGCCCTCAGGACGAGCCAGGCCATCCGCCTCAGGCGGCTGTTCCCGCGGGCCGTGTTCAAGGAGGACCTGCGCCAGCTGGTCGTGCCCGTCGTGCGGGGCGCCGAGCCGGTGGACGCCGTCCTCTCCCTGCTGGGCACGCTCGTCCCCCCGGGCGACGAGAGCCCGGCGGCGGGTGCCACGGCGTAG
- a CDS encoding 50S ribosomal protein L25, whose product MAEITLSADSGRALGSRSSGRLRAAGKIPGVVYGHGIEPLPVAVDARALRAALTTDSGLNALLNIEVDGASHLTLARELQRHPVRHTVVHVDFQVVRRDEVISAEVPLALVGEAEKVHRGDGVVEQQLFGLTVHAVPARIPNSIEIDISGLAIGDTVRVGDLPLPSGVTTDTDPEVTVVVAQPPQVSDADLMTEAEQEAAQEAEAAQAEAEAEGGEAPTAASEGGEG is encoded by the coding sequence ATGGCCGAGATCACCCTTTCCGCCGACAGCGGGCGCGCCCTGGGGTCGCGCTCGTCGGGCCGCCTCCGCGCCGCCGGCAAGATCCCCGGCGTGGTGTACGGGCACGGCATCGAGCCGCTGCCCGTCGCCGTGGACGCCCGCGCCCTGCGCGCCGCCCTCACCACCGACTCGGGGCTGAACGCCCTGCTCAACATCGAGGTGGACGGGGCGTCGCACCTCACCCTGGCACGCGAGCTCCAGCGTCACCCCGTGCGCCACACCGTCGTGCACGTCGACTTCCAGGTCGTGCGCCGCGACGAGGTGATCTCCGCCGAGGTCCCCCTGGCGCTGGTCGGCGAGGCCGAGAAGGTGCACCGGGGCGACGGGGTGGTGGAGCAGCAGCTGTTCGGCCTCACGGTGCACGCCGTGCCGGCGCGGATCCCCAACAGCATCGAGATCGACATCAGCGGGCTGGCCATCGGCGACACCGTGCGCGTCGGCGACCTGCCCCTGCCGTCGGGCGTCACCACCGACACCGACCCGGAGGTGACGGTCGTGGTCGCCCAGCCGCCTCAGGTGTCCGACGCCGACCTGATGACCGAGGCCGAGCAGGAGGCCGCCCAGGAGGCCGAGGCCGCCCAGGCCGAGGCCGAGGCCGAGGGTGGCGAGGCACCCACCGCGGCGTCCGAGGGCGGCGAGGGCTAG